A stretch of the bacterium genome encodes the following:
- a CDS encoding beta-lactamase family protein: MLLGGIVERLTGKPLAAAVREQLGFARLGLGATWWENAEPVPAGAGPRAHQYIDTHDVTAWDPSFDLYGGGGLVTDVRDLGRFMRALLEGDVLGREASLAAMTGAGTAPYRLGLMVTDLDGHLGFGHQGFWNTFAFHLPSLDATVAGSILSHDAANGRILAARLAACLAAAMPATTETAGD, translated from the coding sequence GTGCTGCTGGGAGGCATCGTCGAGCGGTTGACCGGGAAGCCCCTGGCGGCAGCAGTGCGCGAGCAGCTGGGGTTCGCTCGCCTGGGCCTGGGCGCCACCTGGTGGGAGAACGCCGAACCCGTGCCTGCCGGCGCCGGCCCGCGCGCCCACCAGTACATCGACACGCACGACGTGACCGCCTGGGACCCGAGTTTCGACCTCTACGGCGGCGGCGGCCTGGTGACCGACGTCCGCGACCTGGGCCGGTTCATGCGGGCGCTGCTCGAAGGGGACGTGCTGGGGCGGGAGGCATCGCTGGCCGCGATGACCGGCGCCGGCACGGCCCCCTACCGACTGGGGCTGATGGTGACCGACCTGGACGGACACCTGGGCTTCGGCCACCAGGGCTTCTGGAACACGTTCGCCTTCCACCTGCCGTCGCTCGACGCCACGGTGGCCGGCAGCATCCTCAGCCACGACGCCGCCAACGGGCGCATCCTTGCGGCGCGGCTTGCCGCCTGCCTGGCTGCCGCGATGCCGGCTACAACAGAAACGGCGGGCGACTGA
- a CDS encoding beta-lactamase family protein, with translation MPTRRLRRALLAAIPLFVACIAGLPARAVAGPPAGTTAALQRVLDAFLAENPQAPGLTAWVLCPPLDLEWSGAAGTVARNDTRPLTPAHTFRIASNTKTYVAATVLRLAEEGRLALEAPLADLLPPDLATVLAADGYALGAMTVRQVLSHTAGLADHSGDDRYGEAIIADPAHAWTREEQVQRCAALFDPIGPAPRRTATPTPATCCWEASSSG, from the coding sequence ATGCCGACCCGTCGCCTGCGTCGCGCTCTCCTGGCCGCAATCCCCCTGTTTGTGGCCTGCATTGCCGGATTGCCTGCTCGCGCTGTCGCAGGGCCGCCAGCCGGGACCACCGCCGCGCTGCAGCGCGTCCTCGATGCTTTCCTGGCCGAGAACCCCCAGGCGCCGGGACTCACCGCCTGGGTGCTGTGCCCGCCGCTGGACCTGGAGTGGTCCGGCGCGGCAGGGACGGTTGCCCGCAACGACACCCGCCCGCTGACACCGGCCCATACCTTCCGCATCGCCAGCAACACCAAGACCTATGTGGCAGCGACCGTCCTGCGCCTGGCCGAGGAGGGCCGGCTTGCGCTCGAGGCACCGCTCGCGGACCTGCTGCCGCCGGACCTGGCGACCGTGCTGGCGGCCGACGGCTACGCGCTCGGGGCGATGACGGTGCGCCAGGTGTTGAGCCACACCGCCGGGCTTGCCGACCACTCGGGGGACGATCGCTACGGTGAGGCGATCATTGCCGACCCTGCACACGCCTGGACGCGCGAAGAGCAGGTGCAGCGCTGCGCCGCACTGTTCGACCCGATCGGTCCGGCCCCGCGCCGTACCGCTACTCCGACACCGGCTACGTGCTGCTGGGAGGCATCGTCGAGCGGTTGA
- a CDS encoding S9 family peptidase, translating into MAKRAAFRLLPLLLVTFAAGALAQAPTPPVARTVPHEMTIHGHTRSDEYYWLRQRENPEVIAYLEAENAYSEAMLAGSAALRDTLLAEMKGRIKKDDSTAPYELNGYWYYLRFVEGGEYPLWCRRPGGPEGPEQVMFDGNAMAVGAGYFSLANVEVSPDGRLAVFAVDTVGRRFYTLRVKDLETGRLLDDIIPDVTGGATWALDNRTLFYSKQDPETLRSWQVWRHVLGTPMAADVLVYQEDDVTFECDVMRSKSDRYLMISSSQTLSDEWRVLEADNPTGTFRLFQPRRRDLEYSIEHQGDRFLVRTNLGAENFRLMECPLDRTGQDAWRDVIPARQEVLLEDFEVFTNWLVVAERYDGLTHVRVIPTGGGPDHTLAFADPTWAVGTEANPEMDTDVLRYMYTSPTTPPTVYAFDMRSHTQELLKRQEVLGGFDPADYTAEYLRVPARDGTLVPVSLVRRKDTPLDGSAPLLLYGYGSYGYSQSARFNASALSLLDRGFVYAIAHVRGGQEMGRRWYEDGKLLRKMNTFTDFIDCGQALVERKYTSRDRLFAMGGSAGGLLVGAVVNLAPDLWRGAVAQVPFVDVVTTMLDESIPLTTGEYDEWGNPNDKAYYDYMLAYSPYDQVQAKAYPALLVGTGLHDSQVQYWEPAKWVARLRAMKTDRNPLLLRTNMDAGHGGRSGRFRALEEKAVEFAFILGLVPAGR; encoded by the coding sequence ATGGCCAAGCGTGCAGCTTTCCGGCTCCTGCCGCTGCTGCTGGTGACGTTCGCCGCCGGCGCCCTGGCGCAGGCGCCGACACCTCCGGTGGCGCGGACCGTTCCACACGAGATGACCATCCACGGTCATACGCGCAGCGACGAGTACTACTGGCTGCGGCAGCGCGAGAACCCGGAGGTGATCGCGTACCTCGAGGCCGAGAACGCCTACTCCGAGGCGATGCTGGCGGGCTCGGCCGCGTTGCGCGACACGCTGCTGGCCGAGATGAAGGGACGCATCAAGAAGGACGATTCGACGGCTCCGTACGAACTGAACGGCTACTGGTATTATCTCCGCTTCGTCGAGGGTGGCGAGTATCCGCTGTGGTGCCGCCGGCCGGGCGGCCCTGAAGGGCCCGAGCAGGTCATGTTCGACGGCAACGCCATGGCCGTCGGCGCCGGCTACTTCTCCCTGGCGAACGTCGAGGTCAGTCCCGACGGTCGCCTGGCCGTTTTCGCCGTCGACACGGTGGGACGTCGTTTCTACACGCTGCGCGTGAAGGACCTCGAGACGGGTCGCCTGCTGGACGACATCATTCCCGACGTGACCGGCGGCGCCACCTGGGCCCTGGACAACCGGACGCTCTTCTACTCGAAGCAGGACCCGGAAACGCTGCGATCATGGCAGGTGTGGCGCCACGTGCTGGGCACGCCCATGGCGGCCGATGTGCTGGTCTACCAGGAGGACGACGTCACGTTCGAGTGCGATGTCATGCGCTCGAAGTCGGACCGCTACCTGATGATCTCCAGTTCGCAGACCCTCAGTGACGAGTGGCGCGTGCTCGAGGCGGACAATCCGACCGGCACGTTTCGCCTCTTCCAGCCCCGGCGGCGCGACCTGGAGTACTCGATCGAGCACCAGGGCGACCGCTTCCTGGTGCGCACGAACCTCGGCGCGGAGAATTTCCGCCTGATGGAATGCCCGCTCGATCGCACCGGCCAGGACGCCTGGCGGGACGTGATCCCCGCACGCCAGGAGGTCCTGCTGGAGGACTTTGAGGTCTTCACGAATTGGCTGGTCGTGGCTGAGCGCTACGATGGATTGACTCACGTGCGCGTCATCCCGACGGGCGGCGGGCCCGACCACACGCTGGCCTTCGCGGACCCGACCTGGGCCGTGGGCACCGAGGCGAATCCGGAGATGGACACGGACGTGCTGCGCTACATGTACACGTCGCCGACCACGCCGCCCACCGTGTACGCCTTCGACATGCGCAGCCATACGCAGGAACTGCTGAAGCGGCAGGAGGTCCTCGGCGGCTTCGATCCTGCTGACTACACGGCGGAATACCTGCGCGTACCCGCCCGCGACGGCACCCTGGTGCCCGTTTCGCTCGTGCGGCGGAAGGACACGCCGCTCGACGGCTCGGCGCCGTTGCTGCTCTACGGTTACGGCTCGTACGGCTACAGCCAGAGCGCGCGATTCAACGCGAGCGCGCTCTCCCTGCTCGACCGCGGCTTCGTCTACGCCATCGCCCATGTGCGGGGCGGACAGGAAATGGGGCGTCGCTGGTACGAGGACGGCAAGCTGCTGAGGAAGATGAATACCTTCACCGACTTCATCGACTGCGGGCAAGCCCTGGTCGAGCGGAAGTATACATCCCGCGACCGGCTGTTCGCGATGGGTGGCTCGGCCGGGGGCCTGCTGGTGGGTGCGGTGGTCAACCTGGCGCCCGATCTGTGGCGCGGCGCCGTCGCGCAGGTGCCGTTCGTCGATGTGGTCACGACGATGCTGGACGAGTCCATCCCGTTGACGACCGGCGAGTACGACGAATGGGGCAATCCCAACGACAAGGCGTACTACGACTACATGCTCGCGTATTCGCCGTACGACCAGGTGCAGGCAAAGGCCTACCCGGCCCTGCTGGTGGGTACCGGTCTGCACGACAGCCAGGTGCAGTACTGGGAGCCGGCGAAGTGGGTGGCCCGGCTGCGCGCGATGAAGACCGACAGGAACCCGCTGCTGCTGAGGACGAACATGGACGCCGGGCACGGCGGACGGTCGGGGCGGTTCCGGGCGCTGGAGGAAAAGGCGGTGGAGTTCGCGTTCATCCTGGGGCTGGTGCCTGCAGGGCGCTAG
- a CDS encoding transglutaminase domain-containing protein — protein MRPNQSRGRCAWMLRLLPVVACLGIAEAKAADKDWLLGNSSDEELLALVGGLDALDAPGVAEQMLIADAVCLVRERTLEFERNRHHITENAVYRVADAENSGLATRHFRFPARSRIEQATAWVIRDGRVTRCPREMITIIKGGAERPTEVILAIPDVRDGDVVGWSIRRGENRVHPGLTMALPERFPVKLTRVRLLSDGYVAYRILGRNLVPGSFDVDVLERRNGTETSILAEIRDITPMTDGPYAPPVWSVAPTIDITWRGLLDTSIGSWLFLASWSEAAVWFESQLADLTQGDKALTAKALELVAKGESPTERLHALHEFVQREIVAVSGDEMRAEDRPAHEVFASRTASSFEAGVLLHAMAQAAGLDVRAVFARSLDLGPIDNGNPSLQQFSDLIVEDLAAPGSYCVPGRPDCRPGTLPDDLLGATALVLAPDLEAKSRAVVEEVFSSVDTNVGRLIAVYQDRVSRLPWQTMFNLPGNAALLTGAVRETVTGKAGSDTLAIEVRISGRGYPEGEAALDDVQLRFHQYCTSAFPAAEPLGAMPGAGREAIAGSLRCDLGEPAGDTWLVPGEAVFGAPFLADWDGPGAGLFHITATRTMTRTWRLLLPAGWRLAAVPPELVVNNPRFRARERVGVIDGALLVLREVEFRRGITPTSGLAELEAAVARVRDYELAPLLLVRTTAAASR, from the coding sequence ATGAGACCGAATCAAAGCCGCGGTCGCTGCGCGTGGATGCTGAGGCTCCTGCCGGTAGTCGCCTGCCTGGGTATCGCCGAGGCGAAGGCGGCCGACAAGGACTGGCTCCTGGGCAACTCCAGCGACGAGGAACTGCTCGCCCTCGTCGGCGGGCTCGACGCCCTCGACGCACCCGGCGTTGCGGAACAGATGCTCATCGCGGACGCCGTGTGCCTGGTCCGCGAGCGCACCCTCGAGTTCGAGCGCAACCGGCACCACATCACCGAGAACGCCGTGTATCGCGTTGCGGACGCCGAGAACAGCGGCCTGGCAACGCGACATTTCCGCTTCCCCGCGCGCAGCCGCATCGAGCAGGCGACTGCCTGGGTCATCCGTGACGGCAGGGTGACCCGCTGTCCCCGTGAGATGATCACCATCATCAAGGGCGGCGCCGAGCGCCCCACCGAGGTGATCCTGGCCATTCCCGACGTGCGCGACGGCGATGTGGTCGGCTGGTCGATCCGCCGGGGCGAGAACCGCGTCCATCCAGGGCTGACCATGGCGCTGCCGGAGCGGTTCCCCGTGAAGCTGACGCGCGTGCGCCTCCTTTCCGACGGCTATGTCGCCTATCGGATCCTCGGGCGCAATCTGGTGCCCGGGTCCTTCGACGTCGATGTCCTCGAGCGGCGCAACGGCACCGAGACCAGCATCCTGGCCGAGATCCGCGATATCACGCCGATGACGGACGGGCCCTATGCGCCGCCGGTGTGGTCCGTCGCCCCCACCATCGACATCACCTGGCGCGGCCTGCTCGATACTTCCATCGGCAGTTGGCTCTTCCTCGCTTCGTGGAGCGAGGCTGCCGTCTGGTTCGAAAGCCAGCTGGCTGACCTGACGCAGGGCGACAAGGCACTCACCGCGAAGGCGCTGGAACTGGTCGCGAAGGGGGAATCGCCCACGGAACGGCTGCATGCCCTCCACGAATTCGTCCAGCGGGAGATCGTCGCCGTGTCCGGGGACGAAATGCGTGCCGAGGACCGGCCGGCTCACGAGGTCTTTGCCTCGCGGACCGCCAGCTCGTTCGAGGCGGGCGTGCTGCTCCACGCCATGGCCCAGGCTGCCGGCCTCGACGTGCGCGCGGTGTTCGCCCGCAGCCTGGATCTGGGTCCCATCGACAACGGCAACCCCAGCCTCCAGCAGTTCAGCGACCTCATCGTCGAGGACCTCGCGGCGCCGGGCAGCTACTGCGTGCCTGGTCGCCCCGACTGCCGGCCGGGGACGCTGCCCGACGACCTGCTCGGCGCCACCGCGCTGGTGCTGGCGCCGGACCTCGAGGCGAAATCACGCGCCGTGGTCGAGGAAGTCTTCTCCTCGGTCGACACGAACGTCGGCAGGCTTATTGCCGTCTACCAGGACCGCGTCTCGCGGCTGCCGTGGCAGACCATGTTCAACCTGCCGGGCAACGCGGCGCTCCTGACGGGCGCTGTCCGCGAAACCGTCACCGGGAAGGCGGGAAGTGACACGCTGGCGATCGAGGTCAGGATCAGCGGCAGAGGCTACCCGGAGGGCGAAGCCGCCCTTGATGACGTGCAGCTGCGATTCCACCAGTACTGCACATCGGCATTCCCGGCTGCCGAACCGCTGGGCGCGATGCCCGGGGCCGGCCGGGAGGCGATAGCCGGCAGCCTGCGATGCGACCTCGGCGAACCGGCAGGCGACACCTGGCTGGTGCCAGGGGAAGCCGTCTTCGGCGCCCCGTTCCTGGCGGACTGGGACGGCCCCGGCGCGGGCCTCTTCCACATCACCGCGACGCGCACCATGACCCGCACCTGGCGCCTGCTGCTCCCCGCAGGCTGGAGACTGGCCGCCGTGCCGCCGGAGCTCGTCGTCAACAATCCGCGCTTCCGGGCGCGGGAGCGGGTTGGCGTCATCGACGGCGCGCTGCTGGTGCTGCGCGAGGTCGAATTCCGGCGCGGCATCACGCCGACATCCGGGCTGGCGGAACTGGAGGCCGCGGTTGCCCGGGTCCGCGACTACGAACTGGCACCGCTCCTTCTGGTCAGGACGACGGCAGCCGCCTCGCGCTGA
- a CDS encoding transglutaminase domain-containing protein, translated as MSTVRCHRSRLLPALLTALLAGGASTTTHAATTPVHAWAFPLTLPADSLTALCGRDGNWLEHWQEADLRYDPKSDGIHGTLTYGVDFWLRDSKSLAESARIGKSEGPQSRCRGVYIEIWSPATGKVRTVADSELGWRGQMDAGAGVMRLDVTDYMAVIPGLRIGDRLRVTWRWEWTRFHGLPINDLVHEGNGPVLTTISLQAPVDQHLGYAYVGPDSLAACIHERRTSAGGRQHLTWTARDERTADLVLARRKGGTLTLVPHLAVTDAMRTAVAFVGADTWAGAAAAYREHIMPLLEPTPAVATTARSVVEGLETPAERIAALYEHVQATTRYLGLFNGRGGIIPALPEATQQAGFGDCKGLSSYFIALCRAVDLEAWPVLVLADEDRELAAGQPNLTQFNHFIAWANDGQGGCWIDPTLEDFPAGVLAPVDGLQPVMLTRPGFEGLCRIPRAAWDPGLRRVEVSGAIDPALRLQGTVTLTAEGPGGALLALYLDDARDARSRDAQSRELLLAPPLRASALPAAAADSNAPPLTWSRAFQAGQPLPGDANRLFLAAEIACVPELARGGDREPVDPRRHPDRLETWRLELPDGWHLAAPDSFSRTAPGLVWERTVRQDGRHLMLERRLDWGDSTLSPAQAVLLDQALAEAAARERSPLQLKRKVP; from the coding sequence ATGTCCACCGTACGCTGCCACCGGTCCCGCCTGCTGCCGGCACTTCTCACCGCGCTCCTGGCCGGAGGCGCCTCGACGACGACGCACGCCGCCACAACGCCCGTTCATGCGTGGGCGTTTCCGCTCACGCTCCCCGCCGACAGCCTCACCGCGCTGTGCGGCCGGGACGGCAACTGGCTCGAGCACTGGCAGGAAGCGGACCTGCGCTATGACCCGAAATCCGACGGTATCCACGGCACGTTGACGTACGGCGTCGACTTCTGGCTGCGCGACTCGAAATCACTGGCCGAGAGCGCCCGCATCGGGAAGTCGGAGGGCCCACAGAGCCGCTGCCGCGGCGTCTACATCGAGATCTGGTCGCCGGCCACAGGCAAGGTCCGCACCGTTGCGGACTCGGAGCTCGGCTGGCGCGGGCAGATGGACGCCGGCGCCGGCGTGATGCGTCTCGACGTCACCGACTACATGGCGGTGATTCCCGGGCTGAGGATCGGCGATCGGCTGCGCGTGACCTGGCGCTGGGAGTGGACGCGGTTTCACGGCCTGCCCATCAACGACCTGGTCCACGAAGGCAACGGGCCCGTCCTCACCACGATCAGCCTGCAGGCCCCGGTGGACCAGCATCTCGGCTACGCCTATGTCGGCCCGGACAGCCTGGCGGCCTGCATACACGAGAGGCGGACGTCAGCCGGCGGCCGCCAACACCTGACCTGGACGGCGCGCGACGAGCGCACGGCCGACCTGGTGCTCGCCCGGCGCAAGGGCGGAACCTTGACCCTGGTGCCCCACCTGGCCGTGACCGACGCCATGAGGACGGCAGTGGCCTTCGTCGGCGCCGACACCTGGGCCGGCGCCGCGGCCGCGTATCGGGAACACATCATGCCCCTGCTCGAACCGACGCCGGCAGTGGCAACCACGGCCCGGTCCGTCGTGGAGGGACTGGAGACGCCTGCCGAACGCATCGCCGCCCTCTACGAACATGTACAGGCGACCACGCGCTACCTGGGCCTGTTCAACGGCCGCGGCGGCATCATCCCCGCGCTGCCGGAGGCCACGCAGCAGGCCGGCTTCGGCGACTGCAAGGGCCTGTCGTCGTATTTCATCGCCCTGTGCCGGGCCGTCGACCTTGAGGCCTGGCCGGTGCTCGTGCTGGCTGACGAGGACCGGGAACTGGCCGCAGGCCAGCCCAACCTCACGCAGTTCAACCATTTCATCGCCTGGGCAAATGACGGCCAGGGCGGCTGCTGGATCGATCCCACGCTCGAGGATTTTCCGGCCGGCGTCCTGGCGCCCGTCGACGGACTCCAGCCCGTCATGCTGACGCGTCCCGGTTTCGAGGGACTGTGCCGCATCCCGCGCGCGGCGTGGGACCCGGGACTGCGACGCGTCGAAGTCAGCGGTGCCATCGATCCGGCGCTGCGCCTGCAGGGGACGGTGACGCTCACGGCCGAAGGTCCGGGCGGCGCGCTGCTCGCACTCTACCTGGACGACGCCAGGGACGCGCGCAGCCGCGACGCGCAGTCGCGGGAACTGCTGCTGGCGCCGCCGTTGCGCGCATCGGCCCTGCCTGCGGCGGCAGCGGACTCGAACGCGCCGCCGCTGACCTGGAGCCGCGCGTTCCAGGCCGGCCAGCCGCTTCCCGGCGACGCGAACCGCCTGTTCCTTGCCGCCGAGATCGCCTGCGTACCTGAACTGGCCCGGGGCGGCGACCGCGAACCGGTCGATCCGCGGCGCCACCCCGATCGCCTCGAGACATGGCGGCTGGAACTGCCTGACGGCTGGCACCTGGCGGCGCCCGACAGCTTCTCGCGGACGGCGCCGGGGCTGGTCTGGGAACGCACCGTCCGACAGGACGGGCGTCACCTGATGCTGGAACGCCGCCTCGACTGGGGCGACTCGACCCTGTCGCCGGCGCAGGCGGTCCTGCTCGATCAGGCCCTGGCCGAAGCCGCTGCCCGCGAGCGCTCACCGCTGCAACTGAAGAGGAAGGTTCCGTAA
- a CDS encoding class I SAM-dependent methyltransferase, giving the protein MCDTSRPPVDLRAILEATRPARPWQDGDQLPWSDPAFSRRMLEVHLDPGTNMATRAPGVVRAHVDWLLGELARRSGRPAPWRVLDVGCGPGLYLHELALRGHGGCGFDFAPEPLRWARDHAAANGFDIRFLETDLTALPVDFAAQAGAPFDAVTFWFGEFHAFRPEQARAFLPQLAGLLRQGGLFVLEFQPWDLFVKEDATTWSAVDSSPFSSRPHLWLEEFAWDESAQAEIHVHWIIDADGGAVRRFAQCNQAWEDADLAAALAAAGIGDLEAHEPITGVDEQFEFPVLVGRKD; this is encoded by the coding sequence GTGTGTGACACTTCCAGGCCCCCTGTCGACCTGCGCGCCATCCTCGAGGCCACCCGCCCGGCCCGTCCCTGGCAGGATGGGGACCAGTTGCCCTGGTCCGATCCCGCCTTCAGCCGCCGTATGCTGGAGGTGCACCTGGACCCCGGCACCAACATGGCCACGCGCGCGCCGGGCGTCGTGCGCGCCCACGTGGACTGGCTGCTGGGCGAGCTCGCCAGGCGGTCCGGCCGCCCGGCGCCCTGGCGCGTACTGGACGTCGGCTGCGGCCCCGGGCTCTACCTGCACGAACTGGCGCTGAGGGGCCACGGCGGCTGCGGCTTCGACTTCGCGCCCGAGCCCCTGCGCTGGGCCCGCGACCACGCCGCGGCCAACGGGTTCGACATCCGCTTCCTCGAGACCGACCTCACGGCCCTGCCGGTCGATTTCGCCGCCCAGGCCGGCGCCCCCTTCGACGCCGTCACCTTCTGGTTCGGCGAATTCCATGCCTTCCGGCCGGAGCAGGCGCGCGCCTTCCTGCCGCAGCTGGCCGGGCTGTTGCGGCAGGGCGGCCTGTTCGTCCTGGAGTTCCAGCCCTGGGACCTGTTCGTGAAGGAGGACGCGACCACCTGGTCGGCGGTCGACAGTTCACCATTCAGCTCGCGACCGCACCTGTGGCTCGAGGAGTTTGCCTGGGACGAGAGTGCCCAGGCCGAGATCCACGTGCACTGGATCATCGATGCCGACGGCGGCGCAGTCCGCCGCTTCGCGCAATGCAACCAGGCCTGGGAGGACGCGGACCTGGCGGCGGCGCTGGCCGCGGCTGGCATCGGCGATCTCGAAGCGCACGAGCCGATCACCGGAGTGGACGAGCAGTTCGAGTTCCCGGTGCTGGTGGGACGAAAGGACTGA
- the dnaB gene encoding replicative DNA helicase → MKPERAAGQASASRSSFGYDRLPGDRRPPFSEEAEQAVLGAALVDKEAVGLARERIDHGDFYRLEHQLIFRAMCRLYENDQAVDPITIADLLEKSAEQFLDKAQLKALGGRSLLELVGGMDFLIDLAGMMGTAANVVHHAGIVREKSVLRRLISVSGAIASEAYEGADEASAILDRAQGRIFDVSEESRTGGFAAVESIVPGTFKAIEEAFQSGDDVTGLRTGFRELDRRTGGLQKGDLIILAARPSMGKTSLALNLAYHVAVHEKQPVGVFSLEMSREQLVMRMLGSSGSFNLHNLRRGKLRAEDWPRLTQACEQLSRAPIFIDDNSGISVLEMKAKARRLKQQHGLGLIVIDYLQLMSGGGRIENRQQEISQISRNLKGLAKDLGVPVIALSQLSRGVEARGDHKPMLSDLRESGAIEQDADVVMFIFREEVYKPDDESVHNMATLIIGKQRNGPIGQFDLHFHKEFTRFSDLAR, encoded by the coding sequence ATGAAGCCCGAGCGCGCCGCCGGACAGGCGTCGGCCTCCCGATCGTCCTTCGGTTACGACCGCCTTCCCGGCGACCGTCGCCCGCCCTTTTCCGAGGAGGCGGAGCAGGCCGTGCTGGGCGCCGCGCTGGTCGACAAGGAAGCGGTCGGCCTGGCCCGCGAGCGCATCGACCACGGCGACTTCTACCGGCTGGAGCACCAGCTCATCTTCCGCGCCATGTGCCGTCTCTACGAGAACGACCAGGCCGTCGATCCCATCACCATTGCCGACCTGCTCGAGAAGTCGGCCGAGCAGTTCCTGGACAAGGCGCAATTGAAGGCCCTTGGCGGGCGCAGCCTGCTCGAGCTGGTGGGCGGCATGGACTTCCTGATCGACCTCGCGGGGATGATGGGTACGGCCGCGAACGTGGTGCACCACGCGGGCATCGTGCGCGAGAAATCGGTGTTGCGGCGGCTCATCAGCGTGTCGGGCGCCATCGCCAGCGAGGCCTACGAGGGCGCCGACGAGGCCTCGGCCATCCTCGATCGCGCCCAGGGCCGCATCTTCGACGTCAGCGAGGAATCGCGCACCGGCGGCTTTGCCGCGGTCGAGTCGATCGTGCCGGGCACGTTCAAGGCGATCGAGGAGGCATTCCAGAGCGGCGACGACGTGACCGGCCTGCGGACCGGCTTCCGCGAGCTGGACCGGCGCACCGGCGGCCTGCAGAAGGGCGACCTGATCATCCTGGCCGCGCGACCGTCGATGGGCAAGACGTCGCTCGCGCTGAACCTGGCCTACCATGTGGCGGTGCACGAGAAGCAGCCGGTGGGCGTGTTCTCGCTGGAAATGTCGCGTGAGCAGCTGGTCATGCGCATGCTCGGCAGCAGCGGCTCGTTCAATCTGCACAACCTGCGGCGCGGCAAGCTGCGCGCCGAGGACTGGCCGCGGCTCACGCAGGCGTGCGAGCAGTTGTCGCGGGCGCCGATCTTCATCGACGACAACAGCGGCATCTCCGTGCTCGAGATGAAGGCCAAGGCGCGGCGGCTGAAGCAGCAGCACGGGCTGGGCCTGATCGTGATCGACTACCTGCAGCTCATGAGCGGTGGCGGTCGCATCGAGAACCGCCAGCAGGAGATCTCGCAGATCAGCCGCAACCTGAAGGGCCTGGCCAAGGACCTCGGCGTGCCGGTGATCGCGCTCAGCCAGTTGTCGCGCGGCGTCGAGGCGCGCGGCGACCACAAGCCGATGCTGAGCGACCTGCGTGAATCCGGCGCCATCGAGCAGGACGCCGACGTGGTGATGTTCATCTTCCGCGAGGAAGTCTACAAGCCGGATGACGAATCGGTGCACAACATGGCGACGCTGATCATCGGCAAGCAGCGCAACGGCCCCATCGGCCAGTTCGACCTGCACTTCCATAAGGAATTCACGCGCTTCTCGGACCTGGCGCGCTGA